A window of Oryctolagus cuniculus chromosome 2, mOryCun1.1, whole genome shotgun sequence genomic DNA:
CCTATTCATTTTTGCATCCCGCAAGAAATGGTAACCTTCATTAGAGTAAAAGCCACAATTTAACCATTATGCCTCCTTCAAACGTTATCTTACCGAAGTCATACAACACCATCtacttattgaataaataaatgaagcagcTCTTGTCTTTTAACTTATATAGAACTTTGAATCTTTCAAAGCTTCCAAGGTGACTAAGGGCATATTGTAGgcactcattaaatatttgttgaactaagAATAGGacaaaattgcatttttttataagatttacatGATGATATACAGTAGTACAAATCCGATggagtataaattttaaaattccattgtaCTAAATGTATCTGAACAGTTAATCTCAAAATGTACAAAAACATGTTTACGGTAGAAGCAAAACTCTCATaggaaatattccaaaattcatTATATACATCTCCCTAGGAAAGACTTTTCTAGAAAAGTCCTATTGCTAAGTCTCTCAAGTCTCCAGTCACTAATTAttctatgaaggaaaaaaaaaacatatataaacTAATAACAAGATTTAGTATAATTTCCAAAAAGGCAAAAAGTATCAATGAAATactaagaatgagaaaaaaatactttaagaaaaCAGTTACAGATAAATACAATATTGCTATAAATACAAGTTCATAAAAATAATATCCTTGTTGATtaaaaaaacaatgttaaaaataaagaaggaaagttatcagcaaaagataaataaaactttaagcaGAACAGGGAATAGTActagaagtttttaaaatgaaaaagatgaaaaacaatTCTTCATGACActaaaaattttgtaaatatgccaaagaaattttgaaattattttgaaaaataattaggCATCTTCCATCTTACTTTTCTAGGATGATCCCATATTTCATGGGGTGGATTATATTGAAATATACTTTGCAGTTATTTCTTAGAAGATACAATGGCTAAGAATCTTGAAGGACAAAATACGGTTCTGTTGTTAAAATGAGTAAATCCAAGTTACttttggaaaacagtaaaagTATGAAATGAGGAtgatataaagaattaaaaatgaacttcACATTCTATTTTCCACTCAtgacagtctttaaaaaatatgtgtgtatattttcaggtcaattatatatatatttttaatcaccATGAGGTTTTTAATTCTGACATATTGGTTATAGTATTATTTTTAGTTATCCTGAGGATAATAAAGGCCATTCTTTTCAGTTTTGATTCACCTTTCAAAAGAGACTATTACACCTCTAAAATTTTAATTACTGATATTAGATATTTGAActtttaatcattacatataGGTATTACTGAAATGGGTGTTTTAAAGTTATTCAGTTAAATAATTGAAATGGGGGCATAAaatcattaatttattaaaactCTAGAATTTAATAActgctttttaatatttaacataagACCTAATactatttagttttaaaataagtttCTTCAGACAGAATTCATCAACTCCCCCCACCCTAAAATATATGTAACAATGCAATCATGACAACATATtcttaaatttccaaattcaaccCAGCATGCTTTCACATCAAAAAGTAAACAATCAGCACTCCCACATCTCCTTAATATTTTGCATTATCTGGCAGTTATTAGTAGGCACAGAGTTGGAAATGGCTATGTTGCCATTACAGCATCCACATCTTATTTTTGGTAAGTTCTAAAGTCTCCTTAGGCACCAATGTCAGGTCACTATTAGCTGGGTAAAGCAATTTCCATTTGCATTCTGAGGTTAGCATTATATAACAATAACTTGTGTAAGACTCAATATAGCTTATCTGTGGAAAGGAATTCACATCCTTACATCTGTAGAAATAAATTCTACTTCTAAGAAAAGAACTATTCAACAAACCtgatttattgaaataaattatatcaCTCTTCAAATAAGCAGTCTCAAGGTGATTCCAAAGCAGTACCAAAGGCTATAAGAACTTGATTGTGGATGTGAGTCTGACAGCCAAGGATTATGTTATAGCAATTTAGCAatgaaatagttatttttttctatactGGTCTCAGAGTTATTATCAAgagaataaatacatacattggCCTTTAGTGATTAATTTTTAGTTATTCACTTGGTCATCTTTATGAAAACTTTATTAGATTTATCAAATGCAAGTgcagaaaataaaactttaatattaatgatatattttaaagaaactgtCTATACTAAATATGTTTTTATGTCCTTGAAATTCTGGATACATTAAGAGGTGGGGAAGTACACTAGCACATTTGGAAACACCTAATTACATGAGTTTCATACTAGGTGCCAAGAAATCAGGTTGtccaaatattttagaaataaaattgaaccAGCTGCTCTTTTTCTACCTGTTATCTTGTACTTTACTCAAGGCACCTacaatgaaactttttaaaattaagtagagAAAAACTTACCTAGTTGGGATTTTGAAAAATAGTTTGCCATTTGTCCACTGTTGCAAGACTGTCGTTTATGTCTTTTTGTTGAAATTTCTGTGGTCTTCCAAGGtggtctttttcttttgttcaatTTGCTAATAACTTCAGAACTATCAGGAGGATTCTTGTCAAAGCTAACAAATTTACTTAATTTACTATTGTCAAGCTGGTCAGTGAATTTATCATTTGAAGGACTATTTGCTttagtattttctatttctttagtttgctttttaaaagaattctgccTAGCAGAATGGGACCTTAAAGTAAAGCGCTTTGATTCTTCTAAATGAGTCTGATGATTACTTCCACTGTCAATAGATTCAGGGGAATAAATGACTGTATTTAGTTTAAAAGTGTTTCTGTGCTCAAGATAGTTGATCTTCCTCAAAAATATCCTACaatcttttaaagtttttgaccTCCAATTATTTGAGCATACACTTCCTGGTCTTGGTTccctttcaaaatctttttggcTGCAATCTGTTCCAGTCTCCTTTGCTTCTGACTTAAATTTACTCTCTATATTAGAATGTGTTTTAAGGTCAGGGattgccatctgctgctgcaaAAAGTCATCCCTGATCTCAGGTGGCACAATACACGAATTATCTACTGCATTTTCCCCTTCAAGTGGGATGTCAGTATTTGTCCTCCCCCCAGTCTTACTTAAAAACTGATTCTGGCAGAAAAATCTTAAGTTCCTCCTTTTAGAGTTCCAATCAACTGTTCCATGGCTGTGCAGCTTACCCTCTCTTCTCCACCTCTCATGGTGTAACCCCTTAAACTCAGTTCTTTTTAATCTAGCTAGTGTTAAATTACTCTTAATATTCAAGAGCGGAGAGCTAACCATTTTATGTAGTATATGCAACTTCCCTGCTGACTTTGAGGGAGAAGAGAgtgcaaattttttaaagtgctttctAAAGGGGCTGTTATTAAAATCAGAATATTTGGTACCTAATTTAATTCCCCTGGTATTTATTACTTCCAAAGGGTTTCGAGCATTTGCTTTCCTAACTAGTGAAAGAGATTGTGTTTCTGTTGTTTGCATAAACCAGGTAGAGAGTTCATTCAAatcatattttttctgaaaaagcaTTTTTACAGGTGAAACTTCAAGTTCTAACAGACATGTTTCCAGAGGTTTTGCTATTTTGAAATTatcattttcagcatgttgtcTTTTTTTATGAACACAGTTTTCAGCTTCATCTCCACTCACTTGTACCCAAGCATTTGCTATTTGCTCAAATCTGTTGTTTAATTCCTCTAATAAGGAATCATTGGAAGTAGATGTAGCCCACCACCTGAGCAAAGGGTTTGATGAAATTATAGGGTCCAAGGAGACTTCTGAAGTGGACACTAAATTGTTATCGTCCAAACACTTTTTTGCATTCCTTGAATATCTAGTTCCTGGGGTATCTTTTGAAGCTATTTTTATCCTTGACTGcctatgttttttcttctgactTTTACCTTTCTGCAAATGGAGCTTGTATGACTTATGAAGTACAGCATTTCTATAAaaaagtgaactagaagatgctAATGAATGTAAGAAATGTAGAGATGGTTTTCTGTCCCTAATAGAATGTCTCAAAGGTACTGCAGCAACCATACTTTTTGATCCATTCTTACACGTGTCAACTGCAGTGTGCCTTACGTTATCCATCTTACTGCATTGTTGATCAAACTTTTCTTCAGGCAGAGCTTTTTCTAACATAGTCTCCTTTTCTAAAGGAGGTAAGCAGCTGCTAATACTTACTTCTCTTTCCTGAGGTGAAATTCTATTAATAGTCACAGAGATGCCAGAGATTTTCACTTTTGCAGGCCTACCAGGCTTTCTAATTATTGCCAATGGCTTTTGATTTGGTCGAATAATGTTCTTGGAAGGCTGAGGTATCACAGACTTGTTTTTGATAGGTCTAACATATTCAAAGCCTGACTCCAAGATCTCACTTTCAGTAGTCAAACTTGACATAGCACTTACCCTTTCACTTAAGTCAATTTCATGTTCTCTAATATTTCTGAGACTATTATATTCAGTTGGAAACTCAGCAACATTATTTAAAGACCTAATATtgcttttgtttgcatttccttcaGAAACATGTCTTTTAGTTCTTCTTGATCTGCCATAAATAACAGTTACTGTAATACTCTTTTTGTAAATACCTTCCTTTACTTCTGATATGAGAGATTCTGAGCTCTTTCTTTCAGTATTAAAGGACTCATTTTGGCAAATGGTGATGTCTGTTTGATCAATTTTAGGCTTTGGTGGTCTTCCAATTGGTCGCTTAACCTGTTTCACAACTTGGGGACCTATTTTTTTAGGTCTAcctggttttcttttaaaagatgaatcAATAATACCACTTGAATTTTCCTTACATTCTTCTTGTGGCTTATCACTTTTTATATCATTAACAAACATTTCAGAAGATTCTGCAGCTTCTTTTGTACAATTAAATTTGTTTAATTCTCTTTGAAGAGTGTCATTATCATAATGGTTAGAACCATAATTTTCATACTTAGCATTTGGGGTATCctcatttgtttctctttttttcccaattCCACGATGTGTTACACGTTTTTCAGAAGGAACGTCAGCATTTGATTGAGATGTATCAACTGAAGTTAAAGTATATTTGACTCCTTCATTGCTTTTAACCTCAGATAAAAACATGAGTTTAATAGGACTAGAATAGTTGGGTACTGAAGAGCTTTCCACACCTTCATATTTTTTTGATACATTTTCAGCATTGGAAATCAAGCTACCCATATCTGAAGTAGACTTTTTCAGATTATCAAGTCTTTTgttatttaaatctactgtagGCATACAATGACTTTTGATAATATTGTTGGATGTTACCAGAGACTTTGTTAAACTCTGCTCTTTGCATGCCACTCTACTTAGATTAAGATTCATATTTCTCCCAGAATTTTGGTCTTTACCATCAACTTCTATCACTTTCTTAGATGCTTTATATCCTTCTGATAATGACTGATTATTCCAAGACTTTTTGGCCATATTTATTGTATCTTCCAAACGTTCCACAACAACTTGCAAATTAGAACTCATTGCAATTTTGTTTAGGTCTATATTGTGTGAGCTTTCAATCTGAATATTTttcacaagttcttttttttttgtggattCAGATACTCTTTTGGCCTTAGGAGATTTTTTGAAAACGTAATTATTTGTTACATATATAGAATACCACCCTGGAGGCACAATATTTCGTTTATTTCTGTTTAGAGGTTCAGGAACATCACTTCTCAAAGGAGTTTGAAAAGTCTCTAATTTTGGATTCTCCCAATGATTTTGCACAATCATTTTTCCAGTTGCAGATTTCTCTTGTGACTTTCTTATGTTCATTTTCTCAGGTGAAGTTGCTTTAAAGCTTTCTGAAAATGCATCAAAAGCCGAGTTAGTTTCTAAACTGCGAAGAGGTAGTTGCAATGAATGTAATGCATAATTTGGTGAAAATGATGTTTCTGCATGATTTTTAACTTCAAAGCTTTTAGAATTTTGTAAACAAGGCCCCTGGCAATGGCAGAATTCTTCTTTGTCCGATGAAAATATCTCATCACTGTGCATcaatttccttgaatttttttcactgtatttttttctaataaaactttCATCAAGACTAGCAAGTTCTCTTTTTATCTGTAAAGACTGCCTTCTAAACATGGGTGAGTCAGGAGAACTGTGCATTGCAAATAAGGTTTCTTGACGCTTTCGAAATCTTGtctgaataattttattttctacattttcatcATGTTGACTCAGTAATTCCATAAAACTGTAATCACTGGCCTTTGCATTATGCAAGAGAGAGGTTATTAAATCTCCCAACTTGAAATCATAATCTGCATTACAATCACTGCTAGATAATTTTATAAGGTTTGTTGTATCTGTGGTTtctattgattttaatttttcattaatgcGATCCATTAAATCTTCGAAAATGAAACCAGATTCACCTTTTTCATGATTTTTGGTACAATTATTGCTGTCATCCAAGAGCAAAAAATCAgagttacttatttttttagttttatatattttaccttCATGATCACACTTGTTGATGCTTATTTCTGCTGGTGTGAGAGATGGAGGCTGGTTAATATTTGTTTCAAGTTTGTTATTTTCTAAGCCTGAAAGCTCTGAGATGACATCCTTTAACTTTTCAGTTCCTTCAGTCTGTACAGGTGACAatggtgggggtgaggggcttCGAGATCTACAAAGATCTTTAAGACTTACTGAAAGATCACACAATTCCCTTGACAAAAGAGGACTATGAAAGGTGGATTTTGTAGAGTGAACGTTTGGTAGTGGTCCAGAACAGCACCTGTGAGAATTATAACCATTTGCGATTTCTCTATTCACTACTGTCTTAATATGTTCAACAGTTACAGTTTGGCAAGATAAACAATGTAAATCTTTAATACAGACTGGCAGAGGCCCTAAACCAGGGCTCTGTCTTTCATTTTGTAAGCACCCTCTTTCTGCCAGTCTGTATTCACAACTACAGAACAGACTATGTATATCATCTTCAATTAGGGGCTTTTGAGATTCTGAAGACACAGAACATGATGCATTAcaacaaaaaagagaagcagTACTCTGCTCTTGGACTATACATTTCAACATAGCCAAAACTTGTTGCTGGTGATGTATGCACAAAGATTCCAAAACTTTGCTTaatgctgatttttctttttccattttagtaGCTTCCTCTGATTTTGCATCAACAGttgaactaaaaataaaaatcaaacaaaaaaatgaattacAGCAAAAATACCATCATAAGGAGTCATAATTTTAACAGAGTTGAATAAAAGATATTTTGGTACTGTTGGACTCCTATAAAAACTACAACAATGACATCTTCATTATTGTTTAGCAAAAATGTAATGAAGCACTGATGATAATTAACTTCTTGTGATGAagtttaagaattaaaataaggCCCTAATTTTGCAGAAATATAAAAGCTAATGATTACACATGgctataattatatattaatatttagtgTCTTGATATATTAAGAATATTTAATGGAAAGTGCTTCAGGAGTTACCATTTTTATCAACATTTTATAAGTTATTTTGAAACTACCAGTCAAATTAGTGCAAATATGGAAAAAAGATGTAGAagtataaaatctttatttaaagtaatttttaaggcagtgaaaatgaaattaataaaagagAGCTCTACATAGTCACAAGGAAAATTAAGGGATTTAGATTTAATATAAATAACAGAATATCTTTCCTAAGATTAAGCTGCAGGCATTTTaacctaataaaataaaaaatggaagctatttaaaaatgaaatctactCTTAATTGATTTTAAATACTCAAGTAATTACATGAAACTAAAGTCATTACATTACTTACCTAATTATTAAATTTCAAATGCTGGAAAATGCCCCTCTGCAGAAACTAACATACATCTAATTTAACTAAAACCCAGGAATGCTTATCAACCAATTACAGAAGGctacaaaaatatctttttaatccAATACCAGCAGCAAGAAGAGTAAAATCCATTAAAAGAATTCTGTTTCAGAAAAGTATCTATTTTAATTAAACATATCACCAAACTCTGTACATGAAAACAGCCTTTCACTTGTGATTTGTtatatttgttgttgtttatagTTCCTGGtttgttgaaattttattttcagttggaATTGAGATATGTTGATTATAAACTGCCATTGAAAAAATTATGTTGCTAAAGACTATTCTCAAATATACTAAAAATCCAAGGAtgtttcatttaaaacaaaaagtggaattaatctttttattttactccCTAGAACTGGCATAAGCTGTTCCATAGATAGAAGTATGcaacatttcatttaaatttataaaagtatGCTATTTGAGTAGCAAAATTATCAAAGTTTGAACATTTGATTAAaacttttcaggaaaaaaatttaactttacCAGATTCAACCAACATTTCGCTAAAACTAGCAAATGATGTGACATCAAGAAGCTATCAAAGTGAGAAGAGATGTGAAATTGCAATACAACTTTTTATGCCCACTGCTGCCTACACATAGATTAAGATAGGACATTACCCCAGTTCCTTtgcctttttgaaaattttgtaatGGTTAGAAGTGTAAAATGATATAACTGACACCCAGGATTCAGtattagaaagttaaaaaaaaatgagaacaaaatcAAGAGGAAATGTtaactataaaatattaagatataattatacttttttccagcaaattaaaaatttcacataagcaaaagaaaataaaaatcttctaataAATGTATTTCAATGGTTTTTCTAATAAATGTGTTTTAATGGTTTTAAGTGATATTATGACCTGTTAAACATGTTAAAATGAGAACTGACATGTTTCTTAGAAAAATATGCTGCACTGTATTGTAAAGATTAGTATTATTTTGTAAGTTACTGAAATGTTCAAAGGCTTCTGTTAATAACGACATAACAGAAGAAATATCAAGGTGTCTGGtggtaaataatcttaaaaaagttacAATTTCAATGTGATTAAATATGAAAACCTCTCAAGTTTTACAACCCTTTTCTGATATTCCAAGGTTTTCTATAGTTTTAAGAGTTTTTCTGATTCATTTTATTACTTTCAGGAATGGAATTTCAAAAATACCACAGTGGCCAGTATTTAATTCTATATTAATAGCTTAATAAATATATCTAGATATTAAGATGAGATTACATTTTACAGATCACATATGAGATAAGTAAGTTTTCAGTAAGTTCTATAATATGCTCATCTGGCTTCAGATTTCTTGCATGttagaatttcaaagaaaaaccCACCATTTGAGTAAATAATACATGTTAGTCCCCAATCTAGAATTTATTCTCAAGTGATTACGAAAAACTTCTAAAACTGTTTTTCTCATATATCCCTTGTTTTAatggttaaaattttattttttccacttcGATTTATAAACCAACATATCCTGTCTACTTCTTTTTGTGCTTTACTATTCATTTTCCCATTAGAAGCTTGTTACTGAAATATGTCTATGGAAAAAGTAAATTTCTAATACTGATTTTAATAAAACTGCTTCCTAGTAGGGAATCAAAGAAGTCAGTATAGTCAgggtttttcttttcacttttttgtttttcttttactgaataagtaaatcaatcaCACACCAACAGTGCTGTAAATTTAAGTGCAAAAGCATTGAAGTGCTTTACTACAAATTACAACCTAGAAACACGTTAACTGAACAATTAAAATTCATACAATCAGATTTAGATATATAACAACACAAAGTAGGAACAGAATTACAGTACATTTACAACACAAGACAGATACATGAATTCATTAGAAAATATTGTAATAAATAATTCATGAATTATAGTGCAATTGATTTATGCATAAATATAACTAATTGCCTAACAATCAGTTTATATTAACAAAATCTGTCAAAATCAAGGCAGCCACAGAGTTTTACTAAATTACTGCGACAATGGAAATActgcaattaaaaaacaaatacaagtatTTGTACTGTAAACAACTAAAAAAATCAGTCTCACTAAAGTTAGTatacaatttaatataaaattgtcATTAGCTACCAGAAATGGTTTAAACAACTTTACTGAGCAGTAGTTTTCTAAAAACAGAggcactgttttttcttttccttctttttaaattttaaatataaaatacttgaGGAACATTCAAATAAGTGGAAAGCACATACAGGTTGCTTTCACCTTCATTAAAAGACTGCTGAAACTGGATTTTTCAGAAAAGTGTCAATTAACAAGTAGTAACTGGTAACTAAATTTataaagtactttgaaaatttaacaTAAAGAACATCTTAATAGAATCACTGGGTAGAAGGGGAACCCATAAATTTCCCTGCCTTTCCTAGTTTGTATAATCAAAAAGTTAACTCAATAATagaaacattttgtttcttttaaaagttatgGGTTGATCATTACCTATAAactatcaaaaaatattttaatttactatttctgaccaaaaataaataatacaagtaCTAAAATGCTGTAAATTAATTATAACATTACCTATAAAACTACTGATCACTGTGAAGTCAATAGCAAAATGATCCCTGATTTATGAATCCTGTAAAGTTTTTGGTCAGGTCATCTTTAAATGATATAAAAGTGTTCTGTAAGTTTCCCTTTACTATAAACTTCTCAATCAATTTATTAATGTAAATATAGTGTgaggaataaaaaatacaatataaacaTTATGTAATGCAGTCAAGCCCCCAAAGTTCTACAAGTAAAATTCTGTATAAAGAGGTcaataaaattgttttgaaacaTTTACTTTACTGTTAACTTTGTTTTTcagtggggggggaggggaaatatattaaataatccaAGTTCTGGCCCTCACAAAATATGgcttaattctttaaaaagaaagatgaccCTGACATCTGCTGTTTTGTAATctattatgtatattttcttgggggaaaaaaaaaagagcaagaggaTTCATACCCTAGTATGCAGGTAACATTAATAGCTGAAGAGGGTTCAGTATAGATCTCAGAGACCAATTATAGCTACTTAATTGTATAGTTTCTCACTCTTCAGTTTCTTTAAACATATATAAGCAGTTTTTCAGTTTAATAGCTGAAAATCTCTTTAGTATTTTATGTATATGTGATTattaaatacacacaaacacaagtgTAGAAACACAAGTATTTGACAAGGTGcacttacttttttaaattcaGCTATTATTATTCCTTTTGGATTTAGGAAAACTGGCTTAGAAAAATGATTAGAACCTGAATTTTAACAGAGAAAAGGGGCACTcaggaattttgaaaatataaagcaaatcCTCATTCTTTATAGAGAGGCACATGCTTTATAATACTTTACAACTGAAACTGCATATTCCATAAATCCAACATGGATACTTTGACTCATACTTTTTAAAACTGCTATATAAAAATCACTGGTCTCTCTCAGGAATCTAGTAAAAGTTAAAATGCACTGCCCAGCTTCTAACTACCCAGTTAGTAGAGAGTTTACATTACTGAAAGTTCAAAACAGCTTCAGtgttaaatatttgtaaatctaTTCAAGACCCTGAACAAACTGCAAATTTGGTTATTAGCAAAATGATAATGTATCGCCCACCAAAATGAAATCTGTAATTCATTTTGATAaactgaaaatgttttgaaatgtcaCAGCAGCAAATATATTAAAGTTACACTGAGGTTTTTCAACAGGAGTGTGTCACAAtccttaaattttaaagtagtcatAACATCAACTAACCAGCACATTTAAACCAAAGTTATCATTCTCAAGCTTTTTCTGTGCACATTATAAACATGCTCTAAGTTGCATTCCAACTTTCTTTTCTAACCTTACACATTagcttatttttcaaatgaaaaacaaaattaaataattaaatttaaattactttttgttCTTAGTATTCCATCTTATATTAAAAGATTCTATAGCTGCTGGGGTTAACTATgtgtcagttttttcttttaaaagtatataccTTATAaaccccaacttcctgctaaatcAACTAgtaaatgataaatattaaaatttcattatacATATCCTTTAAggttttcttttctattcctgGGGATGCACTTGAgtgcatttcatattttatagaaTGCACTGTAGTGTACTAATACTGTATATATTAATGTTTCTTAATATGAGAGTTTCTTTATTTCAGATTTGATGGTTGTTTGACATACTTACAATAAATGTAAGTATGctatataaaaatgtttacaaagtGTTAATATCATATTTCCATTATAAGATGGTTCAACTGAATGGCTGGAATGGTCTTTCACTAATAAAAATGTTTCACTTGACAATTACTTGTTTTCCCACAACGCTTTATGCTATTGACTACTAAAGAAAACCTGAATCTTTTTCACCTATTTATACAAGGATTAAATACAAACTACCAGAATTAAGTAAGCAACTATATAATTCTGTCCACAGTGAAAACcctgaataaaacttttttttcaaaaggcatgTAAGTGGTTTTTGATCTGTAAAATTTCATGTCTCCTGTCAGAGTGAGCATTTGTAATtcccacatgtgtgtatatagacacacaaatacacacctgtgcacatacacacacgcaaatacacacacacacacattttcctaaCAAGTAATCTACACAGGCTTGCTGCTGTTTTTGCAGCTGCCAGTCCCTGAATCTGTCGTATGATATAACCCAGTGTCTGGTAATCGTAGTTTCTTCTTCGGAGGAGTCTTCAGTGTTCCAGATCTTTCTTTTACCTTGTATTCTAAAGTGCTGTGAGGTACCCCATAAATTCCTTGTGCT
This region includes:
- the LCORL gene encoding ligand-dependent nuclear receptor corepressor-like protein isoform X2 translates to MDKGRERMAAAAAAAAAAAAAQCRSPRCAAERRGFRRELDSWRHRLMHCVGFESILEGLYGPRLRRDLSLFEDCEPEELTDWSMDEKCSFCNLQREAVSDCIPSLDSSQSTPTEELSSQGQSNTDKIECQAENYLNALFRKKGNTDLPQNCDPNIPLVAQELMKKMIRQFAIEYISKSGKIQENRNGSIGPSLICKSIHMNQAENSLQEEQEGPLDLTVNRMQEQNTQQGDGVLDLSTKKTSIKSEESSISDPSSENSMAGSTVDAKSEEATKMEKEKSALSKVLESLCIHHQQQVLAMLKCIVQEQSTASLFCCNASCSVSSESQKPLIEDDIHSLFCSCEYRLAERGCLQNERQSPGLGPLPVCIKDLHCLSCQTVTVEHIKTVVNREIANGYNSHRCCSGPLPNVHSTKSTFHSPLLSRELCDLSVSLKDLCRSRSPSPPPLSPVQTEGTEKLKDVISELSGLENNKLETNINQPPSLTPAEISINKCDHEGKIYKTKKISNSDFLLLDDSNNCTKNHEKGESGFIFEDLMDRINEKLKSIETTDTTNLIKLSSSDCNADYDFKLGDLITSLLHNAKASDYSFMELLSQHDENVENKIIQTRFRKRQETLFAMHSSPDSPMFRRQSLQIKRELASLDESFIRKKYSEKNSRKLMHSDEIFSSDKEEFCHCQGPCLQNSKSFEVKNHAETSFSPNYALHSLQLPLRSLETNSAFDAFSESFKATSPEKMNIRKSQEKSATGKMIVQNHWENPKLETFQTPLRSDVPEPLNRNKRNIVPPGWYSIYVTNNYVFKKSPKAKRVSESTKKKELVKNIQIESSHNIDLNKIAMSSNLQVVVERLEDTINMAKKSWNNQSLSEGYKASKKVIEVDGKDQNSGRNMNLNLSRVACKEQSLTKSLVTSNNIIKSHCMPTVDLNNKRLDNLKKSTSDMGSLISNAENVSKKYEGVESSSVPNYSSPIKLMFLSEVKSNEGVKYTLTSVDTSQSNADVPSEKRVTHRGIGKKRETNEDTPNAKYENYGSNHYDNDTLQRELNKFNCTKEAAESSEMFVNDIKSDKPQEECKENSSGIIDSSFKRKPGRPKKIGPQVVKQVKRPIGRPPKPKIDQTDITICQNESFNTERKSSESLISEVKEGIYKKSITVTVIYGRSRRTKRHVSEGNANKSNIRSLNNVAEFPTEYNSLRNIREHEIDLSERVSAMSSLTTESEILESGFEYVRPIKNKSVIPQPSKNIIRPNQKPLAIIRKPGRPAKVKISGISVTINRISPQEREVSISSCLPPLEKETMLEKALPEEKFDQQCSKMDNVRHTAVDTCKNGSKSMVAAVPLRHSIRDRKPSLHFLHSLASSSSLFYRNAVLHKSYKLHLQKGKSQKKKHRQSRIKIASKDTPGTRYSRNAKKCLDDNNLVSTSEVSLDPIISSNPLLRWWATSTSNDSLLEELNNRFEQIANAWVQVSGDEAENCVHKKRQHAENDNFKIAKPLETCLLELEVSPVKMLFQKKYDLNELSTWFMQTTETQSLSLVRKANARNPLEVINTRGIKLGTKYSDFNNSPFRKHFKKFALSSPSKSAGKLHILHKMVSSPLLNIKSNLTLARLKRTEFKGLHHERWRREGKLHSHGTVDWNSKRRNLRFFCQNQFLSKTGGRTNTDIPLEGENAVDNSCIVPPEIRDDFLQQQMAIPDLKTHSNIESKFKSEAKETGTDCSQKDFEREPRPGSVCSNNWRSKTLKDCRIFLRKINYLEHRNTFKLNTVIYSPESIDSGSNHQTHLEESKRFTLRSHSARQNSFKKQTKEIENTKANSPSNDKFTDQLDNSKLSKFVSFDKNPPDSSEVISKLNKRKRPPWKTTEISTKRHKRQSCNSGQMANYFSKSQLACYK